Proteins encoded in a region of the Pelmatolapia mariae isolate MD_Pm_ZW linkage group LG6, Pm_UMD_F_2, whole genome shotgun sequence genome:
- the si:ch211-113e8.11 gene encoding uncharacterized protein si:ch211-113e8.11 codes for MNSLVGYGVSSDSDSDGAAEDVNSDKAGSGKTCEEEAPFKKTRNFLLESGSASSESEAEDEDPEPSPPPTSAARPSKLPTPSLDSITSKKLPSPPLNASSDSSVFANPFKAQADQKLSALQKHVPLTMQAKPSQIGGKRICVSYRKDGRCRFGIKCKFAHDSDLQKPVISTDCHPPESEETPETGGSSSGGRSQRETKEDEPEGQHVKKKRVGLSDSLIPPKRAMKQYTMQRNRERANMS; via the exons ATGAACTCTCTGGTTGGATACGGAGTGTCCTCTGACTCCGACAGCGATGGCGCTGCAGAGGATGTAAACAGTGACAAAGCTGG CTCTGGGAAAACGTGTGAAGAGGAAGCGCCTTTTAAAAAGACCCGCAACTTTTTGCTGGAGTCTGGTTCCGCTTCCAGTGAATCGGAGGCAGAGGACGAGGATCCAGAGCCCTCACCACCACCCACTTCGGCAGCCCGACCTTCCAAACTGCCTACTCCTTCGCTGGACTCCATCACCTCTAAAAAACTGCCCTCTCCACCGCTAAATGCGTCATCTGACAGCAGCGTGTTTGCCAACCCATTTAAGGCTCAAGCAGACCAGAAGCTCAGCGCCCTGCAGAAGCACGTCCCCCTCACCATGCAGGCCAAACCCTCCCAGATAGGAGGTAAAAGGATATGCGTGTCCTACAGGAAAGATGGAAGGTGCAGGTTTGGGATCAAATGTAAATTTGCTCATGACAGTGACCTCCAGAAGCCAGTCATCTCCACTGACTGTCATCCACCTGAGAGTGAAGAGACACCAGAAACTGGAGGCAGTTCATCTGGCGGAAGGTCCCAGAGGGAAACAAAAGAGGACGAGCCAGAAGggcagcatgtgaagaagaagagggtCGGACTGAGTGACAGCTTGATTCCTCCTAAAAGAGCTATGAAGCAATATACGATGCAAAGGAACAGAGAGCGAGCCAATATGTCCTGA
- the zfp91 gene encoding E3 ubiquitin-protein ligase ZFP91 isoform X2, which yields MEPAGDRTGNVNKGEDPTEDKAAEETPGTSTAGTPRRALRERGAGRPRSGVTASIADVNGGTSSPQTSGRVLRDRSTRAVPAWLKDTKSSDDDEDEHSPDAGATKRRKVSNSRRKKNSDAAGSAEAAGDSLQGTEQEDAKKPATDAQALLSRRPSAQTHAKPPSGRAVHSSAKPVCKTEPGMENPAAVEGDVDDKDKYEIEKKEEENTGAAEPGLDDEDPSFQDDPDNLNYQPQSQSVEEEEVLSSEEDVPFRDDLNDQSYDPKVERDAPKPKRRAPPRPKEKKEKEKPLKKEKEVAEIKVEGSDNVESMQEEVKLEEEVVEDPDGPRKRGRRKKDDKTPRLPKRRKKPPVQYVRCEMEGCGTVLAHPRYLQHHIKYQHLLKKKYVCPHPSCGRLFRLQKQLLRHAKHHTDQRDYICEFCARAFKSSHNLAVHRMIHTGEKPLQCEICGFTCRQKASLNWHMKKHDADATYQFSCSICGKKFEKKDCVVAHKAKSHPEVLIAEALAANAGALITTPASLLELPGNPAQAEVTGLDANQVGQDGQVDQLGQDGQHVPQVSQMGHVTQQVSHQVVLLGQDQSLHTMQVPVTIALSPIDPPSPAENQQQTQLQLQMPVQFVQTAQQPQQPQIQQLTLHSNSVVTQHQPQLQPLHSYTSQQQSQGQTQILQMTFQPVSQSQTHIQQIPILAASQQLQPLQTASPSPPLMSTSQTQSQVPVSTSGDSFMLDNPVLSSSSPSATSLQQTEVVGEDGVIWEQAGQGEVLADGSGRHMQQTLM from the exons ATGGAACCAGCCGGTGACCGAACCGGGAATGTAAATAAAGGTGAAGATCCGACGGAGGACAAGGCCGCAGAAGAGACCCCGGGCACCAGTACAGCTGGTACGCCACGGAGGGCGCTGAGGGAGCGGGGAGCGGGCCGCCCTAGGTCTGGCGTCACCGCTTCTATAGCGGACGTTAACGGCGGTACGTCGAGCCCGCAGACTTCGGGACGGGTTTTAAGAGATAGGTCAACGAGGGCAGTACCGGCTTGGCTGAAAGACACCAAAAGCAGCGACGACGACGAGGACGAACATAGCCCGGACGCCGGTGCGACCAAGCGGAGGAAAGTTTCCAACTCCAGGCGGAAGAAAAATTCAGATGCTGCAGGTTCGGCTGAGGCTGCGGGAGACAGCCTTCAAGGCACAGA ACAAGAAGACGCCAAGAAACCTGCCACAGATGCCCAAG CCCTTCTCTCCAGACGCCCCTCAGCTCAGACTCATGCCAAGCCCCCATCTGGCAGGGCTGTCCACAGCTCTGCCAAGCCTGTGTGTAAGACTGAACCTGGAATGGAGAATCCAGCTG CTGTGGAAGGAGATGTAGATGATAAAGACAAGTATGAAAT tgaaaagaaagaggaggaaaacaCCGGCGCTGCTGAACCAGGCTTGGATGATGAAGATCCTTCTTTTCAGGATGACCCAGACAATCTCAACTACCAGCCACAGAGTCAGAG tgtagaagaagaagaggtcCTTAGCAGCGAGGAAGATGTTCCCTTTAGAGACGACTTAAACGATCAAAGCTACGACCCGAAGGTTGAAAg ggATGCTCCTAAACCAAAGCGCAGAGCTCCTCCTAGACCcaaggagaagaaagaaaaggagaaaccactgaagaaagagaaggaggtTGCTGAGATAAAAGTGGAAGGCTCAGACAACGTAGAGAGCATGCAGGAGGAAGTAAAGCTTGAAGAGGAAGTAGTGGAAGATCCGGATGGACCCAGGAA GAGAGGTCGGCGGAAAAAAGACGACAAAACCCCACGGCTGCCAAAGAGAAG GAAGAAGCCCCCAGTTCAGTATGTGCGCTGCGAAATGGAAGGATGTGGGACAGTGCTGGCTCATCCTCGCTACTTACAG CACCATATAAAGTACCAGCACTTACTCAAGAAGAAGTATGTTTGTCCTCATCCTTCTTGTGGGAGGCTTTTCCGCCTACAGAAGCAGCTGCTGCGTCATGCAAAGCACCACACAG ACCAGAGGGACTACATCTGTGAGTTTTGTGCTCGCGCCTTCAAGAGTTCCCACAATCTGGCCGTGCACCGCATGATACACACTGGAGAGAAGCCCCTACA GTGTGAGATCTGTGGCTTCACCTGTCGCCAGAAGGCATCTCTCAACTGGCACATGAAGAAGCACGACGCTGATGCTACCTATCAGTTCTCCTGCTCTATTTGTGGAAAGAAGTTTGAGAAGAAGGACTGCGTGGTGGCACACAAGGCCAAGAGCCACCCGGAGGTGCTAATTGCTGAGGCGCTAGCAGCAAATGCCGGGGCTCTCATCACAACCCCTGCCTCTCTCTTGGAGCTCCCAGGAAATCCTGCGCAAGCAGAGGTCACTGGCCTGGATGCAAACCAAGTTGGGCAGGATGGCCAGGTTGACCAGCTGGGCCAGGATGGGCAGCATGTGCCTCAGGTCTCCCAGATGGGTCATGTGACCCAGCAGGTGAGTCACCAGGTGGTTTTGCTGGGACAAGATCAGAGCCTCCACACCATGCAGGTGCCTGTGACAATTGCTCTGTCCCCTATTGACCCCCCATCACCGGCTGAGAACCAGCAGCAGACCCAGCTCCAGCTTCAGATGCCCGTCCAGTTTGTGCAGACTGCCCAGCAGCCCCAGCAGCCCCAAATCCAACAGCTGACCCTCCATTCCAACTCAGTGGTGACCCAGCATCAACCGCAGCTCCAGCCTCTTCATTCATACACTTCCCAGCAGCAGAGCCAGGGCCAGACACAAATCCTGCAGATGACCTTCCAGCCTGTCAGCCAGTCCCAGACCCACATCCAGCAGATCCCCATTCTAGCAGCCTCTCAGCAGCTCCAGCCTCTGCAGACAGCATCCCCGAGCCCTCCTCTCATGTCCACTTCGCAAACCCAGAGCCAGGTTCCCGTCTCCACCAGCGGGGACAGCTTTATGTTGGACAATCCGGtgctctcttcctcctctccctcaGCCACCTCTCTTCAGCAGACAGAAGTGGTGGGGGAGGATGGTGTAATCTGGGAGCAGGCCGGGCAGGGGGAGGTCCTAGCCGATGGCTCTGGGAGACACATGCAGCAGACCCTCATGTAA
- the zfp91 gene encoding E3 ubiquitin-protein ligase ZFP91 isoform X1, whose protein sequence is MEPAGDRTGNVNKGEDPTEDKAAEETPGTSTAGTPRRALRERGAGRPRSGVTASIADVNGGTSSPQTSGRVLRDRSTRAVPAWLKDTKSSDDDEDEHSPDAGATKRRKVSNSRRKKNSDAAGSAEAAGDSLQGTEQEDAKKPATDAQALLSRRPSAQTHAKPPSGRAVHSSAKPVCKTEPGMENPAAVEGDVDDKDKYEIEKKEEENTGAAEPGLDDEDPSFQDDPDNLNYQPQSQSSVEEEEVLSSEEDVPFRDDLNDQSYDPKVERDAPKPKRRAPPRPKEKKEKEKPLKKEKEVAEIKVEGSDNVESMQEEVKLEEEVVEDPDGPRKRGRRKKDDKTPRLPKRRKKPPVQYVRCEMEGCGTVLAHPRYLQHHIKYQHLLKKKYVCPHPSCGRLFRLQKQLLRHAKHHTDQRDYICEFCARAFKSSHNLAVHRMIHTGEKPLQCEICGFTCRQKASLNWHMKKHDADATYQFSCSICGKKFEKKDCVVAHKAKSHPEVLIAEALAANAGALITTPASLLELPGNPAQAEVTGLDANQVGQDGQVDQLGQDGQHVPQVSQMGHVTQQVSHQVVLLGQDQSLHTMQVPVTIALSPIDPPSPAENQQQTQLQLQMPVQFVQTAQQPQQPQIQQLTLHSNSVVTQHQPQLQPLHSYTSQQQSQGQTQILQMTFQPVSQSQTHIQQIPILAASQQLQPLQTASPSPPLMSTSQTQSQVPVSTSGDSFMLDNPVLSSSSPSATSLQQTEVVGEDGVIWEQAGQGEVLADGSGRHMQQTLM, encoded by the exons ATGGAACCAGCCGGTGACCGAACCGGGAATGTAAATAAAGGTGAAGATCCGACGGAGGACAAGGCCGCAGAAGAGACCCCGGGCACCAGTACAGCTGGTACGCCACGGAGGGCGCTGAGGGAGCGGGGAGCGGGCCGCCCTAGGTCTGGCGTCACCGCTTCTATAGCGGACGTTAACGGCGGTACGTCGAGCCCGCAGACTTCGGGACGGGTTTTAAGAGATAGGTCAACGAGGGCAGTACCGGCTTGGCTGAAAGACACCAAAAGCAGCGACGACGACGAGGACGAACATAGCCCGGACGCCGGTGCGACCAAGCGGAGGAAAGTTTCCAACTCCAGGCGGAAGAAAAATTCAGATGCTGCAGGTTCGGCTGAGGCTGCGGGAGACAGCCTTCAAGGCACAGA ACAAGAAGACGCCAAGAAACCTGCCACAGATGCCCAAG CCCTTCTCTCCAGACGCCCCTCAGCTCAGACTCATGCCAAGCCCCCATCTGGCAGGGCTGTCCACAGCTCTGCCAAGCCTGTGTGTAAGACTGAACCTGGAATGGAGAATCCAGCTG CTGTGGAAGGAGATGTAGATGATAAAGACAAGTATGAAAT tgaaaagaaagaggaggaaaacaCCGGCGCTGCTGAACCAGGCTTGGATGATGAAGATCCTTCTTTTCAGGATGACCCAGACAATCTCAACTACCAGCCACAGAGTCAGAG cagtgtagaagaagaagaggtcCTTAGCAGCGAGGAAGATGTTCCCTTTAGAGACGACTTAAACGATCAAAGCTACGACCCGAAGGTTGAAAg ggATGCTCCTAAACCAAAGCGCAGAGCTCCTCCTAGACCcaaggagaagaaagaaaaggagaaaccactgaagaaagagaaggaggtTGCTGAGATAAAAGTGGAAGGCTCAGACAACGTAGAGAGCATGCAGGAGGAAGTAAAGCTTGAAGAGGAAGTAGTGGAAGATCCGGATGGACCCAGGAA GAGAGGTCGGCGGAAAAAAGACGACAAAACCCCACGGCTGCCAAAGAGAAG GAAGAAGCCCCCAGTTCAGTATGTGCGCTGCGAAATGGAAGGATGTGGGACAGTGCTGGCTCATCCTCGCTACTTACAG CACCATATAAAGTACCAGCACTTACTCAAGAAGAAGTATGTTTGTCCTCATCCTTCTTGTGGGAGGCTTTTCCGCCTACAGAAGCAGCTGCTGCGTCATGCAAAGCACCACACAG ACCAGAGGGACTACATCTGTGAGTTTTGTGCTCGCGCCTTCAAGAGTTCCCACAATCTGGCCGTGCACCGCATGATACACACTGGAGAGAAGCCCCTACA GTGTGAGATCTGTGGCTTCACCTGTCGCCAGAAGGCATCTCTCAACTGGCACATGAAGAAGCACGACGCTGATGCTACCTATCAGTTCTCCTGCTCTATTTGTGGAAAGAAGTTTGAGAAGAAGGACTGCGTGGTGGCACACAAGGCCAAGAGCCACCCGGAGGTGCTAATTGCTGAGGCGCTAGCAGCAAATGCCGGGGCTCTCATCACAACCCCTGCCTCTCTCTTGGAGCTCCCAGGAAATCCTGCGCAAGCAGAGGTCACTGGCCTGGATGCAAACCAAGTTGGGCAGGATGGCCAGGTTGACCAGCTGGGCCAGGATGGGCAGCATGTGCCTCAGGTCTCCCAGATGGGTCATGTGACCCAGCAGGTGAGTCACCAGGTGGTTTTGCTGGGACAAGATCAGAGCCTCCACACCATGCAGGTGCCTGTGACAATTGCTCTGTCCCCTATTGACCCCCCATCACCGGCTGAGAACCAGCAGCAGACCCAGCTCCAGCTTCAGATGCCCGTCCAGTTTGTGCAGACTGCCCAGCAGCCCCAGCAGCCCCAAATCCAACAGCTGACCCTCCATTCCAACTCAGTGGTGACCCAGCATCAACCGCAGCTCCAGCCTCTTCATTCATACACTTCCCAGCAGCAGAGCCAGGGCCAGACACAAATCCTGCAGATGACCTTCCAGCCTGTCAGCCAGTCCCAGACCCACATCCAGCAGATCCCCATTCTAGCAGCCTCTCAGCAGCTCCAGCCTCTGCAGACAGCATCCCCGAGCCCTCCTCTCATGTCCACTTCGCAAACCCAGAGCCAGGTTCCCGTCTCCACCAGCGGGGACAGCTTTATGTTGGACAATCCGGtgctctcttcctcctctccctcaGCCACCTCTCTTCAGCAGACAGAAGTGGTGGGGGAGGATGGTGTAATCTGGGAGCAGGCCGGGCAGGGGGAGGTCCTAGCCGATGGCTCTGGGAGACACATGCAGCAGACCCTCATGTAA